Proteins co-encoded in one Brassica rapa cultivar Chiifu-401-42 chromosome A02, CAAS_Brap_v3.01, whole genome shotgun sequence genomic window:
- the LOC103855046 gene encoding CBS domain-containing protein CBSCBSPB1: MANQDRSSRRSLTVTTSSLHGKNKSMDISERGLDTGRRSLNISRSTLGLTGGERTVKRLRLSKALTVPATTTIYEACKRMASRKVDALLLTDSNEMLCGILTDKDIATRVISQEINVEETPVSKVMTRNPMFVLSETLAVEALQKMVLGKFRHLPVVENGEVIALLDIAKCLYDAIARMERAAEKGKAIAAAVEGVERSWGTNTSVPNNFIETLRDRMFRPSLSTLIPDDSKVLKVSPDDTVLTVAKKMVEFQLSCAVVMVEDKLRGIFTSKDILMRVVAENLPPSETTVEQVMTENPESTSVDTPIVEALHIMHEGKFLHLPVTDKEGDVVAVVDVIHVTHAAVATAGTTAGIGNEETNTMMQKFWDSAMELSPNEEDEDTRSESSLKVASEAETGRSLPLANTFSFKIEDKNHRMHRFISDTRSLTEVVTAILQRVGSDIDPDNLPQILYEDEDHDKVLLASDSDLQAAIDHAKSIGWKSLRLYLDDSKGGKGSRRRRAIVSGEAMEYVHTDAWAAAYSGVAAGAALVAGLGFMAYLKRAGQ; the protein is encoded by the exons AAGAACAAATCCATGGACATCAGCGAACGAGGCCTCGACACTGGCCGGAGATCTCTTAATATTTCACGTTCCACTTT GGGTTTAACAGGAGGGGAGAGAACTGTCAAACGTTTAAGGCTATCGAAAGCTCTTACAGTACCTGCAACTACAACTATTTACGAAGCCTGTAAAAGAATGGCGTCTCGCAAAGTTGACGCCTTGTTGTTGACTGACTCTAACGAAATGCTCTGTGGCATTCTTACTGACAAG gACATAGCTACAAGAGTGATCTCACAGGAGATTAATGTGGAGGAAACACCTGTTTCAAAGGTTATGACTAGGAACCCAATGTTTGTTCTTTCTGAAACACTTGCTGTTGAAGCTCTTCAAAAGATGGTCTTAG GTAAATTCAGACATCTGCCTGTTGTTGAAAACGGCGAAGTCATTGCTTTGTTAGATATAGCAAAGTGTCTGTACGATGCGATTGCTCGTATGGAGAGGGCAGCTGAGAAAGGTAAAGCAATAGCTGCTGCCGTTGAAGGTGTTGAAAGAAGTTGGGGAACAAACACTTCAG tTCCTAACAACTTCATTGAGACGCTACGAGACCGGATGTTTAGACCTTCTTTGTCAACGCTTATACCAGATGATTCAAA GGTTTTGAAAGTCTCACCAGACGATACAGTGTTGACTGTAGCAAAGAAGATGGTTGAGTTTCAGTTAAGCTGTGCAGTTGTGATGGTCGAGGACAAGCTTCGAGGGATTTTTAC TTCTAAGGATATACTGATGCGAGTTGTGGCTGAGAATCTTCCTCCATCTGAGACTACAGTGGAACAG GTTATGACTGAGAATCCAGAATCTACGTCAGTTGACACACCAATCGTTGAAGCTCTGCACATCATGCACGAGGGGAAGTTCTTACACCTTCCTGTTACGGACAAAG AAGGAGATGTAGTTGCAGTTGTTGATGTGATTCATGTAACTCACGCTGCTGTCGCCACA GCTGGAACTACTGCGGGAATAGGTAATGAGGAGACAAACACGATGATGCAGAAGTTTTGGGATTCGGCAATGGAGTTATCTCCTAATGAGGAAGATGAGGACACGAGAAG TGAGAGCTCCTTGAAAGTTGCTTCTGAAGCTGAGACAGGGAGATCACTCCCTTTGGCAAATACATTTTCTTTCAAGATCGAAGACAAGAACCACAGAATGCACAGATTCATTAGTG ACACTCGTAGTTTGACAGAAGTAGTAACCGCTATTCTTCAGAGAGTAGGGAGTGATATAGATCCAGACAACTTACCTCAAATTTTG TATGAAGATGAAGACCATGATAAAGTGTTGTTGGCTTCAGATAGTGATCTTCAAGCAGCCATAGACCATGCCAAATCAATTGGCTGGAAG AGTCTCAGATTATATTTGGATGATTCAAAAGGAGGTAAaggaagtagaagaagaagagcaataGTATCAGGAGAAGCAATGGAGTATGTACATACAGACGCTTGGGCTGCTGCTTATAGTGGAGTTGCGGCTGGTGCAGCATtagtagctggtcttggtttcaTGGCTTATCTAAAGAGAGCCGGACAGTGA
- the LOC103855045 gene encoding uncharacterized protein LOC103855045 isoform X1 produces MEASSSDETPSKFLSDLPSRGFLSSTVVSSNPGSFRVYICEHDTSPPEGQQIRTNQQNILIRSLSLKKQKGDSSSKKRPANKALDNRSSAKRPTNVSRLGLCPVLQGLGVPFSPGARSNRELSPLIPLLWTIDATLLPVLLIDLSSSV; encoded by the exons ATGGAGGCATCATCTTCAGATGAAACACCATCTAAGTTCCTATCCGACCTTCCGTCTCGCGGTTTTTTATCTTCCACCGTTGTCTCCTCCAACCCG GGAAGCTTCCGGGTCTACATATGTGAGCATGACACATCTCCCCCAG AGGGACAGCAAATCAGAACAAACCAGCAAAACATACTAATCAGATCTCTCTCGTTAAAGAAGCAAAAGGGAGATTCTAGTTCTAAAAAGAG GCCTGCAAATAAGGCTCTTGACAACAGAAGCTCAGCTAAAAGACCTACTAATGTATCTAGACTAG GCCTTTGCCCGGTGCTTCAAGGTTTAGGGGTGCCTTTCTCTCCGGGAGCTCGCAGCAACCGGGAGCTTAGTCCGCTCATACCTCTGCTTTGGACCATCGACGCTACGCTACTTCCGGTCCTTCTCATTGATCTTTCTTCTTCCGTTTAG
- the LOC103855045 gene encoding uncharacterized protein LOC103855045 isoform X2 yields the protein MEASSSDETPSKFLSDLPSRGFLSSTVVSSNPGSFRVYICEHDTSPPEGQQIRTNQQNILIRSLSLKKQKGDSSSKKRPLPGASRFRGAFLSGSSQQPGA from the exons ATGGAGGCATCATCTTCAGATGAAACACCATCTAAGTTCCTATCCGACCTTCCGTCTCGCGGTTTTTTATCTTCCACCGTTGTCTCCTCCAACCCG GGAAGCTTCCGGGTCTACATATGTGAGCATGACACATCTCCCCCAG AGGGACAGCAAATCAGAACAAACCAGCAAAACATACTAATCAGATCTCTCTCGTTAAAGAAGCAAAAGGGAGATTCTAGTTCTAAAAAGAG GCCTTTGCCCGGTGCTTCAAGGTTTAGGGGTGCCTTTCTCTCCGGGAGCTCGCAGCAACCGGGAGCTTAG